The following are encoded together in the Ictidomys tridecemlineatus isolate mIctTri1 chromosome X, mIctTri1.hap1, whole genome shotgun sequence genome:
- the Nkrf gene encoding NF-kappa-B-repressing factor isoform X3 — translation MGLYSPRLMEKILQMAEGIDIGEMPSYDLMLSKPSKGQKRHLSTYDGQNPPKKQAASKFHARPRFEPVHFVASSSKDERQEDHYGPQTKEANEQTRFASMPRNSYQDYTQDSFSVQDGNSQYCDSSGFIFTKDQPVTTNMYFDSGNPAPSSTPQQANSQSAPEPSPSPSQTYPESVVAEKQYFIEKLTATIWKNLSNPEMTSGSDKINYTYMLTRCIQACKTNPEYIYAPLKEIPPADIPKNKKLLTDGYACEVRCQNIYLTTGYAGSKNGSRDRATELAVKLLQKRIEVRVVRRKFKHTIGEDLVVCQIGMLSYEFPPALKPPEDLVVLGKDASGQPIFNSAKHWTNFVITENANDAIGILNNSASFNKMSVEYKYEMMPNRTWRCRVFLQDHCLAEGYGTKKTSKHAAADEALKILQKTQPTYPSVKSSQCHSGSSPRGSGKKKDIKDLVVYENSSNPVCTLNDTAQFNRMTVEYVYERMTGLRWKCKVILESEVIAEAVGVKKTVKYEAAGEAVKILKKTQPTVINNLKKGTVEDVISRNEIQGRSAEEAYKQQIREDNIGNQLLRKMGWTGGGLGKSGEGIREPISVKEQHKREGLGLDVERVNKIAKRDIEQIIRNYARSESHTDLTFSTELTNDERKQIHQIAQKYGLKSKSHGVGHDRYLVVGRKRRKEDLLDQLKQEGQVGHYELVMPQAN, via the coding sequence GTCAAAATCCTCCTAAAAAGCAAGCCGCTTCCAAATTCCATGCGAGACCTCGTTTTGAGCCTGTCCATTTTGTAGCTAGTAGTTCAAAAGATGAAAGACAGGAAGATCATTATGGCCCTCAAACAAAAGAGGCAAATGAGCAAACACGTTTTGCCAGCATGCCAAGAAACAGCTACCAAGATTATACTCAAGACTCTTTCAGTGTACAAGATGGGAATTCTCAGTATTGTGATTCATCAGGATTTATTTTCACAAAAGACCAACCTGTAACAACCAACATGTATTTTGACAGTGGGAACCCTGCCCCAAGCAGCACACCACAGCAGGCAAACTCTCAGTCAGCTCCCGAGCCTTCACCTTCACCTTCCCAGACATATCCTGAGTCAGTGGTAGCTGAGAAGcagtattttattgaaaaattaacagCAACTATCTGGAAGAACCTTTCTAATCCAGAGATGACTTCTGGATCTGataaaattaattatacataCATGTTAACTCGTTGTATTCAAGCATGTAAGACAAATCCTGAGTATATATATGCTCCTCTAAAAGAAATCCCTCCTGCTGAtatccccaaaaataaaaaacttctaaCAGATGGTTATGCATGTGAAGTTAGGTGCCAAAATATCTACCTAACCACAGGTTATGCTGGCAGCAAGAATGGGTCCAGGGATCGAGCTACTGAGCTAGCTGTAAAACTCCTGCAGAAGCGTATTGAGGTTAGAGTTGTCAGGAGGAAATTCAAGCACACAATTGGAGAGGACCTGGTGGTGTGTCAGATTGGCAtgctttcatatgaatttcctcCAGCTCTGAAACCACCAGAAGACCTGGTGGTGCTAGGTAAAGATGCTTCCGGGCAGCCCATTTTTAATTCTGCCAAACACTGGACCAATTTTGTCATTACAGAAAATGCAAATGATGCCATTGGCATCCTTAACAATTCTGCCTCATTCAACAAGATGTCAGTTGAGTACAAATATGAGATGATGCCAAATCGCACATGGCGTTGTCGAGTGTTTTTGCAAGACCACTGCTTAGCTGAAGGTTATGGAACCAAGAAAACAAGTAAACATGCAGCTGCTGATGAGGCtctaaaaattcttcaaaaaacaCAGCCCACTTACCCATCTGTCAAAAGTTCCCAGTGCCATTCAGGCTCTTCACCCAGAGGAtctggaaagaagaaagatataAAGGATCTTGTGGTTTATGAGAATTCTTCAAATCCCGTGTGCACGTTGAACGACACGGCGCAGTTTAACCGAATGACGGTCGAATACGTCTATGAAAGGATGACAGGCCTCCGTTGGAAATGCAAGGTGATCCTGGAGAGTGAAGTCATTGCAGAAGCCGTTGGGGTGAAGAAAACTGTCAAATATGAAGCTGCTGGGGAAGCTGTGAAAATCCTCAAAAAGACCCAGCCGACTGTCATTAACAACTTGAAGAAAGGAACTGTGGAAGACGTgatttcaagaaatgaaattcAGGGCCGCTCAGCAGAAGAGGCTTACAAACAACAAATCCGAGAAGATAACATAGGGAATCAGCTGCTGAGAAAGATGGGCTGGACGGGTGGTGGTTTAGGTAAATCTGGTGAGGGCATCAGGGAGCCTATTTCAGTCAAAGAGCAGCATAAGCGGGAAGGGCTTGGTCTTGATGTAGAGAGGGTCAATAAAATTGCCAAGAGAGATATCGAACAGATCATCAGAAACTACGCTCGATCGGAGAGCCACACAGACTTGACCTTCTCGACGGAGCTGACTAATGATGAGCGGAAGCAAATACATCAGATTGCTCAGAAGTATGGCCTGAAGAGTAAGTCTCATGGGGTGGGCCATGATAGGTACCTGGTGGTAGGTAGAAAAAGACGGAAGGAAGACCTACTAGACCAGCTCAAACAGGAAGGCCAAGTGGGGCATTATGAGCTTGTTATGCCTCAGGCAAATTAA